The Engraulis encrasicolus isolate BLACKSEA-1 chromosome 4, IST_EnEncr_1.0, whole genome shotgun sequence genome includes a window with the following:
- the amn1 gene encoding protein AMN1 homolog isoform X3, whose protein sequence is MKVESLLDMCADNLGGLGDLPPHIKCKVMRSMTCHGTLTDSNISQVLHPGLKALDIRNCRLTDTALQNICSRHLSWICLSNSTEITSTGLQALASSCPHLRWVNLSGCTSVTDPGIQALAQSCAGLEVIALLRCTALTDGAFQALGANCRMLHTVSFSETQITDTGVIGLATGVCASRLKEIHMSGCTNLTDEAVIFILSNCPNIETFQFHGCPLMTDRAWEALQNYTGKQKFKHVTWTIY, encoded by the exons ATGAAGGTTGAATCATTGTTAGACAT GTGTGCGGATAACTTGGGGGGTCTTGGCGATTTGCCTCCACACATCAAGTGCAAAGTAATGCGAAGCATGACTTGTCACGGAACACTGACCGACTCCAACATCAGTCAG GTATTACACCCAGGACTAAAAGCACTTGACATACGCAACTGTCGACTTACTGACACGGCACTACAAAACATTTGCTCCAGGCATTTAAGTTGGATATGCCTTTCCAACTCCACAGAAATTACATCGACAG GGTTGCAAGCGCTTGCCTCGTCCTGCCCACACCTCAGATGGGTAAACCTGTCCGGCTGTACGTCAGTGACAGATCCCGGCATTCAGGCCCTGGCACAGAGCTGTGCAGGACTAGAAGTGATCGCTCTCCTGCGCTGCACGGCTCTGACAGACGGGGCTTTTCAAGCACTAGGTGCTAACTGCAGGATGCTACACACTGTGTCCTTTTCAGAAACCCAG ATCACAGACACAGGAGTTATTGGCCTTGCAACGGGAGTGTGCGCCAGTCGTTTAAAG gaAATCCACATGTCTGGGTGCACAAACCTGACCGATGAGGCGGTCATCTTCATTCTCTCAAACTGTCCCAATATTGAAACTTTTCAGTTCCATGGGTGTCCACTTATGACAG ATCGGGCATGGGAGGCATTGCAGAACTACACTGGCAAGCAGAAGTTCAAACATGTCACCTGGACAATTTATTGA
- the amn1 gene encoding protein AMN1 homolog isoform X2 — translation MKVESLLDIVDYVARCADNLGGLGDLPPHIKCKVMRSMTCHGTLTDSNISQVLHPGLKALDIRNCRLTDTALQNICSRHLSWICLSNSTEITSTGLQALASSCPHLRWVNLSGCTSVTDPGIQALAQSCAGLEVIALLRCTALTDGAFQALGANCRMLHTVSFSETQITDTGVIGLATGVCASRLKEIHMSGCTNLTDEAVIFILSNCPNIETFQFHGCPLMTDRAWEALQNYTGKQKFKHVTWTIY, via the exons ATGAAGGTTGAATCATTGTTAGACAT TGTTGACTATGTGGCCAGGTGTGCGGATAACTTGGGGGGTCTTGGCGATTTGCCTCCACACATCAAGTGCAAAGTAATGCGAAGCATGACTTGTCACGGAACACTGACCGACTCCAACATCAGTCAG GTATTACACCCAGGACTAAAAGCACTTGACATACGCAACTGTCGACTTACTGACACGGCACTACAAAACATTTGCTCCAGGCATTTAAGTTGGATATGCCTTTCCAACTCCACAGAAATTACATCGACAG GGTTGCAAGCGCTTGCCTCGTCCTGCCCACACCTCAGATGGGTAAACCTGTCCGGCTGTACGTCAGTGACAGATCCCGGCATTCAGGCCCTGGCACAGAGCTGTGCAGGACTAGAAGTGATCGCTCTCCTGCGCTGCACGGCTCTGACAGACGGGGCTTTTCAAGCACTAGGTGCTAACTGCAGGATGCTACACACTGTGTCCTTTTCAGAAACCCAG ATCACAGACACAGGAGTTATTGGCCTTGCAACGGGAGTGTGCGCCAGTCGTTTAAAG gaAATCCACATGTCTGGGTGCACAAACCTGACCGATGAGGCGGTCATCTTCATTCTCTCAAACTGTCCCAATATTGAAACTTTTCAGTTCCATGGGTGTCCACTTATGACAG ATCGGGCATGGGAGGCATTGCAGAACTACACTGGCAAGCAGAAGTTCAAACATGTCACCTGGACAATTTATTGA
- the amn1 gene encoding protein AMN1 homolog isoform X1, which translates to MKVESLLDISVDYVARCADNLGGLGDLPPHIKCKVMRSMTCHGTLTDSNISQVLHPGLKALDIRNCRLTDTALQNICSRHLSWICLSNSTEITSTGLQALASSCPHLRWVNLSGCTSVTDPGIQALAQSCAGLEVIALLRCTALTDGAFQALGANCRMLHTVSFSETQITDTGVIGLATGVCASRLKEIHMSGCTNLTDEAVIFILSNCPNIETFQFHGCPLMTDRAWEALQNYTGKQKFKHVTWTIY; encoded by the exons ATGAAGGTTGAATCATTGTTAGACAT AAGTGTTGACTATGTGGCCAGGTGTGCGGATAACTTGGGGGGTCTTGGCGATTTGCCTCCACACATCAAGTGCAAAGTAATGCGAAGCATGACTTGTCACGGAACACTGACCGACTCCAACATCAGTCAG GTATTACACCCAGGACTAAAAGCACTTGACATACGCAACTGTCGACTTACTGACACGGCACTACAAAACATTTGCTCCAGGCATTTAAGTTGGATATGCCTTTCCAACTCCACAGAAATTACATCGACAG GGTTGCAAGCGCTTGCCTCGTCCTGCCCACACCTCAGATGGGTAAACCTGTCCGGCTGTACGTCAGTGACAGATCCCGGCATTCAGGCCCTGGCACAGAGCTGTGCAGGACTAGAAGTGATCGCTCTCCTGCGCTGCACGGCTCTGACAGACGGGGCTTTTCAAGCACTAGGTGCTAACTGCAGGATGCTACACACTGTGTCCTTTTCAGAAACCCAG ATCACAGACACAGGAGTTATTGGCCTTGCAACGGGAGTGTGCGCCAGTCGTTTAAAG gaAATCCACATGTCTGGGTGCACAAACCTGACCGATGAGGCGGTCATCTTCATTCTCTCAAACTGTCCCAATATTGAAACTTTTCAGTTCCATGGGTGTCCACTTATGACAG ATCGGGCATGGGAGGCATTGCAGAACTACACTGGCAAGCAGAAGTTCAAACATGTCACCTGGACAATTTATTGA